The Pedobacter roseus genome contains a region encoding:
- a CDS encoding nuclear transport factor 2 family protein, which yields MKTPKEIINLFLANTTNPDVIESVVDPKVTYISLNFDNPDLQKIMPWAGTHHEGAKGFIDTFAGFNEFWTIQNFEVQDIFSEDEKVAVFGRFTYTSKTLNKQVTSPFSIFAKVKGEKIYHFMFMEDTFATAGSFRITPAGTFHSDPKGTQFRL from the coding sequence ATGAAAACACCAAAAGAAATTATCAACCTTTTTTTAGCAAATACTACCAATCCCGACGTTATTGAATCGGTTGTTGATCCCAAAGTAACTTATATCTCATTAAACTTCGATAATCCTGATTTGCAGAAAATTATGCCTTGGGCAGGGACCCACCACGAAGGGGCAAAAGGTTTCATCGATACTTTTGCTGGCTTTAATGAATTCTGGACAATTCAAAATTTTGAAGTGCAGGACATCTTTTCAGAAGATGAAAAAGTTGCAGTCTTTGGTAGATTTACCTACACTTCAAAAACACTTAATAAACAGGTCACTTCTCCTTTTTCAATATTTGCCAAGGTAAAAGGAGAGAAGATTTATCACTTCATGTTCATGGAAGATACTTTTGCAACAGCTGGTAGTTTCAGAATTACTCCAGCCGGTACGTTTCATAGCGACCCAAAAGGAACACAGTTTAGATTATAA
- a CDS encoding GlcG/HbpS family heme-binding protein, whose product MMSLTLEIVEKLSSAAKAKAKEIGVPMNIAVVDEGANLKAFHRMDNAWLGSIDISIKKAKTARFFDMDSGEIGKLSQPGQPLYNIEHSNGGLITFPGGVVLKDETGVVIGAIGVSGGTVDQDHEVATAGAEALK is encoded by the coding sequence ATGATGAGCTTAACATTAGAAATTGTAGAAAAATTATCTTCGGCAGCCAAGGCCAAAGCGAAAGAGATTGGCGTTCCTATGAATATTGCTGTTGTTGATGAAGGAGCCAATTTAAAAGCCTTTCACAGGATGGATAACGCGTGGCTAGGATCAATTGATATTTCCATTAAAAAAGCCAAAACTGCGAGGTTTTTTGATATGGATTCAGGCGAAATTGGAAAGCTTTCACAACCTGGGCAGCCTTTATACAATATTGAGCATTCAAATGGCGGCCTGATCACGTTCCCGGGCGGCGTGGTTTTGAAAGATGAAACCGGTGTGGTAATAGGTGCTATCGGAGTTTCAGGCGGAACTGTTGATCAGGATCACGAAGTGGCGACTGCAGGTGCTGAAGCGTTAAAGTGA
- a CDS encoding RNA polymerase sigma factor, whose amino-acid sequence MGNIFYFYSSMISDYSIYDDSKLTSLLIERDNRAFSEIYSRYWPILYKHAFRMLKEENESEDVVQEVFTKLWHKAPSLQADISIGAYLYISTRNAILNFFSKNKVHHAYLEDLGHFLEQAHEITDHRIRERILSKLIEAEIEKLPPRMREVFELKRNQNLSYREIAGVMNISELTVKTQMNKAISTLRNKFGNHLPLFLMSL is encoded by the coding sequence ATGGGTAATATATTCTATTTTTACTCATCGATGATTTCAGATTATTCCATATATGATGATAGTAAATTAACTTCGCTATTGATAGAACGGGATAACAGAGCTTTTTCTGAGATTTACAGCAGGTACTGGCCAATATTGTATAAACATGCTTTCAGGATGCTCAAAGAAGAAAATGAAAGTGAGGATGTTGTGCAGGAAGTATTCACAAAACTTTGGCATAAAGCTCCGTCTCTTCAGGCCGATATTTCAATCGGTGCTTATCTTTATATCTCTACAAGAAATGCAATCCTAAATTTTTTTAGCAAAAATAAGGTTCATCATGCTTATCTGGAAGATCTTGGTCACTTTCTCGAACAGGCGCATGAAATTACCGATCACCGTATCCGGGAGCGCATACTCTCCAAATTGATTGAGGCCGAAATTGAAAAGTTACCACCGCGAATGCGGGAAGTGTTTGAGTTGAAACGCAACCAAAACTTATCCTACAGGGAAATCGCTGGCGTGATGAATATTTCTGAACTTACTGTAAAAACGCAGATGAATAAGGCAATATCCACTTTACGCAATAAGTTTGGCAACCACCTGCCATTGTTTCTCATGTCATTATAA
- a CDS encoding FecR family protein: MSKLNVRQFIRDYLDGKLSAKQSARLETWYLLKAEESSTPEPQIDYVGLEAKIWSKILDEVSEPLPDVLKVKKLNNTYRKLITIGIAASILLISGVGYLLFRSKTNDQFVVAKQYDLPAGTNKAMLTLSDGSVIDLNKDIVGKVATEAGLEITKAKDGTLVYTTTDAKPKSAGFNTISTPAGGQYAVILPDGSKVWLNAGSSLKYPTTFAKNERSVILTGEGYFEVAHVDGIKGRVPFSVSVVKGNSQMQKLEVLGTHFNINAYADEPYVKSTLLEGSVKIVLNDGKTRLLKPGQQAKLNNQNIDIQSADTDMEVAWKKGEFVFREDLRSAMRKVARWYNVEVVYDDTAPGNLILGGWMSRSTNISEVLNHIQLTGKVHFKLEGRRVIVSK, encoded by the coding sequence ATGAGCAAACTAAACGTGAGACAATTTATACGAGACTACCTGGATGGTAAACTTTCTGCTAAACAAAGTGCCCGGCTGGAAACCTGGTATTTGTTAAAAGCTGAGGAAAGTAGCACACCCGAACCACAGATAGACTATGTAGGGCTGGAAGCAAAAATCTGGTCTAAAATTCTTGATGAAGTTTCTGAACCATTACCTGATGTACTTAAAGTTAAAAAACTAAACAATACCTATAGGAAACTGATAACGATTGGGATTGCTGCCAGCATTTTATTGATTTCCGGAGTTGGCTATTTGCTTTTCAGAAGTAAAACTAACGATCAGTTTGTAGTCGCCAAACAGTATGACCTGCCTGCAGGTACAAATAAGGCTATGCTTACCTTATCTGATGGTAGCGTAATTGATCTAAACAAAGACATTGTAGGAAAAGTTGCTACCGAAGCAGGACTGGAAATTACTAAAGCAAAAGACGGGACATTGGTTTATACGACAACTGACGCTAAGCCTAAAAGTGCAGGCTTCAATACAATCAGTACGCCTGCGGGAGGACAGTATGCTGTTATTTTACCTGACGGATCAAAGGTATGGCTAAACGCAGGATCATCCTTAAAATATCCGACAACCTTTGCTAAAAACGAACGAAGCGTAATCCTCACGGGCGAAGGATACTTTGAAGTTGCACATGTAGATGGGATTAAAGGAAGGGTGCCCTTCTCTGTCTCTGTGGTTAAAGGCAATTCTCAAATGCAGAAATTGGAAGTTCTGGGAACGCATTTTAATATCAATGCTTATGCAGATGAGCCTTATGTTAAAAGTACATTATTGGAAGGAAGCGTGAAAATCGTACTCAACGATGGTAAAACCAGGTTGTTGAAACCGGGACAGCAGGCAAAGCTTAATAATCAAAATATCGATATACAATCAGCAGATACGGATATGGAAGTTGCCTGGAAAAAAGGTGAATTTGTATTTAGAGAAGATTTACGCAGCGCCATGCGCAAAGTGGCCCGTTGGTATAATGTAGAAGTGGTTTATGATGACACAGCACCAGGGAATTTAATCCTTGGCGGGTGGATGTCGAGAAGTACTAACATTTCAGAGGTACTCAATCACATCCAGCTTACAGGAAAAGTACATTTTAAACTTGAAGGAAGGAGGGTAATCGTTTCTAAATAA
- a CDS encoding SusC/RagA family TonB-linked outer membrane protein translates to MYKNFTSLGLRNTQLRKLLLVMRLTAAILLLALMQLSASTKAQKVSIVEKNVPLERVLKEIRKQSGYDIIYDLNIILDAKPVSINVNQVSVYEAIQKSLNNQALTFSLDGKTIVITEKSVTDKLVDIIKAVDVKVTVRDSSGRPLPGANVYNKTINKMYTTDKNGDLVINDVPANGYVLQINYLGFKGEEIFVDRKTITYYITLRQSSAALEEVSVVSNGYQKISKERAAGAYSVISGKELAANPAVNIMERLEGQVAGVKFDIKGNSVQIRGVNNYGGGSGIPLIVLDGFPLMNPSDLATLTRPVSGNTFGNSVISSINMADIEQITFLKDASATSIWGSRAANGVIVIETKKGKKIAPSLNVSYLFGISKNPSIADLHWMTSAQYIDLEQEMVDKGLLVDPLAAPPGNEIYTPNNSEATEWMFRVKRGTATVAQRDAALAEIGSRDGMKQIEKYLLQNATNHQYNLSYSGGSESSTYYISGNYTKDNPIFKSNYGDNAFVNANTSTDFFNKKITLRALFNYQYSKSQYNAAAVNALSVSTTALRPYDLLQDANGNSIGRNVIITDVLANKMVGQGYLPFTYNTLDELNYSNSIAKNNVLRMSAGLNGKIAKWLNADVSISNQRQFSNSYTLDDLNSYAARILINTYTPNGKAINTFNYGGRYITYGTTSSELSLRGQLNSDFTIAGKHQFNAIAGAEIRETNSDGTSETRYGYNADTRTIATVNPTQQYPTMYGYTQSLGANLSNLIAYRKRYLSYYSNASYSYLDKYFVTGSVRFDDYTLLGLDRSKRARPFWSVGLRWNANKEEFFQDLNWLDAFSVRATLGTSGVVPQAGTNVPIINVSGTDVRTGQPVANIETPANSDLGWETTKMANLGIDFGILKGRLNGSVDVYTKRTVGILASFPYNATYGWSNLSFNSGTLSGHGYEFSINGELIRAGKFSWKSVLNFGYTTNTVTDQRYENNASNIAGTLTNIQGMPLGSLYVYRWAGLDNKGQSQIYDRNNNIINNTTNLTTAFTKEDLVYVGNRYAPYSTGFNHNFRYGQLELGVRFVGYFGHVFLKNAVTNYPTTSDFAYNGVLGRQGELADRWRKPGDEAFTDVPGITGVNFNSINRYRFSDALVRKADNIRLQQISLAYIVPQRFLPRNFVKSLSLSANVRNVGIVWRANKDGIDPEFINTGNFGSVTPTPGYVFGINATL, encoded by the coding sequence ATGTATAAAAATTTTACTTCACTAGGGCTGCGCAATACGCAGCTCCGTAAACTGCTACTCGTTATGCGACTAACTGCTGCGATTCTTCTGTTGGCGCTCATGCAATTAAGTGCATCAACAAAGGCACAAAAAGTTTCCATTGTTGAGAAAAATGTGCCATTAGAACGCGTACTGAAAGAGATACGTAAACAGAGCGGTTACGATATTATATACGACCTCAATATTATTCTGGATGCTAAACCGGTTTCCATCAATGTAAATCAGGTTAGTGTATATGAGGCTATTCAAAAATCATTAAATAACCAGGCCCTTACTTTTTCGCTGGATGGTAAAACTATTGTAATTACAGAAAAGAGTGTAACTGATAAACTGGTTGATATTATTAAGGCTGTTGATGTAAAGGTTACCGTACGGGATTCCTCAGGCAGGCCACTTCCGGGCGCAAATGTTTACAACAAAACAATCAATAAGATGTACACCACCGACAAAAACGGAGACTTAGTGATTAATGATGTGCCTGCCAATGGTTATGTTCTGCAAATTAATTACCTGGGCTTTAAGGGCGAGGAGATTTTCGTTGACCGGAAGACGATTACTTATTATATCACACTCAGACAGTCTTCAGCTGCGCTGGAAGAAGTATCGGTGGTCTCAAACGGATATCAAAAAATAAGTAAGGAACGTGCCGCAGGAGCTTATTCAGTTATCTCAGGCAAGGAACTGGCAGCTAACCCTGCTGTAAACATTATGGAACGTCTGGAAGGGCAGGTAGCTGGCGTAAAGTTCGATATCAAAGGCAACAGCGTTCAGATTCGCGGTGTAAATAATTATGGAGGAGGCAGTGGAATTCCTTTAATTGTTCTTGATGGATTTCCGCTGATGAATCCAAGCGATTTAGCTACCCTTACCAGACCTGTAAGTGGTAATACTTTTGGTAATTCTGTGATCAGTAGTATCAATATGGCTGATATTGAGCAGATTACTTTCTTGAAAGATGCCTCTGCTACCTCTATTTGGGGTTCGAGAGCGGCAAATGGAGTAATCGTTATTGAGACTAAAAAAGGGAAAAAAATTGCGCCTTCACTAAACGTAAGCTATCTTTTTGGTATATCAAAAAATCCTTCTATTGCCGATTTGCACTGGATGACCAGTGCGCAATACATTGATCTGGAACAGGAAATGGTTGATAAAGGGCTGCTTGTTGATCCTTTGGCAGCACCGCCGGGGAATGAAATTTATACCCCAAATAATAGTGAGGCTACAGAATGGATGTTTAGGGTTAAACGCGGTACTGCAACTGTGGCACAGCGTGATGCTGCATTAGCAGAAATCGGTTCGAGAGATGGTATGAAGCAGATCGAAAAATATTTACTTCAAAATGCTACTAATCATCAGTATAACCTTTCTTATTCAGGTGGTTCTGAAAGCAGTACCTATTACATTTCTGGAAATTATACCAAAGATAACCCAATATTTAAAAGTAATTATGGAGACAATGCCTTTGTAAATGCAAATACTTCCACTGATTTTTTTAACAAAAAAATAACTTTAAGGGCGCTGTTTAATTATCAATATTCTAAATCACAATACAATGCTGCCGCAGTAAATGCACTATCAGTAAGCACTACGGCATTACGCCCTTATGATTTATTGCAGGATGCAAATGGCAATAGTATAGGCAGAAATGTTATCATTACCGATGTTTTAGCCAATAAAATGGTAGGTCAGGGTTATTTGCCATTTACCTACAATACACTTGATGAGTTAAATTATTCAAATTCTATCGCTAAAAACAACGTACTCAGAATGAGTGCTGGTTTAAATGGTAAAATCGCTAAATGGCTAAATGCTGATGTTTCGATATCTAATCAACGTCAGTTCAGTAATTCCTATACGCTTGATGACTTGAATAGTTATGCAGCAAGGATACTGATCAATACATATACTCCTAATGGTAAAGCCATAAATACGTTTAACTATGGCGGGCGTTACATCACTTACGGAACTACTTCATCAGAACTGTCACTGCGCGGACAGTTAAATTCAGATTTTACGATAGCTGGCAAACACCAGTTTAATGCCATCGCTGGTGCCGAAATTAGAGAAACCAATTCTGACGGTACATCCGAAACCAGATATGGTTACAATGCAGATACGCGTACTATTGCAACTGTTAACCCTACACAACAGTATCCAACCATGTATGGCTATACGCAATCGTTGGGTGCCAATTTAAGCAATTTGATTGCTTACCGTAAGAGATATCTATCGTATTATAGTAATGCATCATACAGTTACCTGGATAAATACTTTGTTACGGGTAGTGTACGTTTTGATGATTATACGCTATTGGGACTAGACAGGAGTAAGAGGGCCAGGCCATTTTGGTCAGTTGGCTTAAGATGGAACGCCAATAAAGAAGAATTTTTCCAGGATTTAAATTGGTTAGATGCATTTAGTGTGCGTGCAACTTTAGGAACCAGTGGAGTGGTACCTCAGGCAGGTACAAATGTACCCATCATTAATGTTTCTGGTACCGATGTTAGAACCGGCCAACCTGTGGCCAATATCGAAACGCCGGCCAATTCGGATTTGGGTTGGGAAACCACAAAAATGGCAAACTTAGGTATCGACTTCGGCATTTTAAAAGGAAGGCTAAATGGAAGTGTTGATGTGTATACGAAAAGAACCGTCGGCATTTTGGCATCCTTCCCTTATAATGCCACTTACGGCTGGTCTAACTTATCGTTCAACAGCGGAACTTTGAGTGGCCATGGTTATGAATTCTCCATAAATGGCGAATTGATAAGAGCAGGAAAATTCAGCTGGAAATCAGTATTAAATTTTGGCTATACCACCAATACGGTTACAGATCAGCGGTATGAAAACAATGCCAGTAATATCGCCGGAACATTAACCAATATACAAGGTATGCCACTAGGCTCCCTTTATGTTTACCGCTGGGCGGGATTAGACAATAAAGGCCAGTCACAAATTTACGATCGCAACAACAATATCATCAATAACACCACTAACCTCACTACTGCCTTTACAAAAGAAGATTTGGTTTACGTTGGTAATAGGTATGCGCCTTACAGCACTGGTTTTAACCATAATTTCAGATATGGTCAGTTAGAATTAGGGGTGAGATTTGTAGGCTATTTTGGGCATGTTTTCTTAAAAAATGCAGTAACCAATTACCCAACAACTTCAGATTTTGCCTATAACGGCGTTTTAGGTAGACAGGGCGAACTGGCTGATCGCTGGCGGAAACCAGGTGATGAAGCTTTTACCGATGTTCCAGGCATAACAGGCGTGAACTTTAACAGCATTAACCGCTACCGTTTTTCAGATGCATTGGTTCGAAAAGCGGATAACATCCGTTTACAACAGATTTCTCTTGCTTACATCGTTCCGCAACGCTTCCTGCCCCGCAACTTTGTGAAATCTTTGTCACTATCGGCAAACGTGCGTAACGTAGGGATTGTTTGGCGGGCAAACAAGGATGGCATAGATCCTGAATTTATTAATACAGGAAATTTTGGTAGCGTAACACCTACGCCAGGTTATGTTTTTGGAATTAACGCAACGCTGTAA
- a CDS encoding RagB/SusD family nutrient uptake outer membrane protein, translating to MKNRYSIILFALAITLVSCRKYVEIDQLSIRTLKYTSDFRNTMNNNGVLEGTYSYPILSGDDIEITDATRQNSLGDILGNVYTWAPKYTSESQSDADWDKLYKTIYVCNQVLDGVLTSQDGTEAEKQRIYAEALVHRAYAYLILVNMYGKQYNAATASTDLGVPLLTTPNLYTKLNRATVDDVYKQVLNDLRTSISRLPGVAEYNVRPAKVSGYAIFAKTYLNMRDFDNAALYADSALALQSGLLDLKTYENAPGTIPVRLLNPEVMFSKVSGVVYTATSLSSDLLTSLGTTDLRYKLFSDVRSKFGNQFSTSFTGRASTKYLINEFVINNGPTVPEMMLIKAECLSRAGKTDDAMKIVNNLRIKRFTTANYVPLTATNATDALRIVVEEKRREFFGTGMRWFDQKRLNLDNDFALTKNRSFKGANYTLQPNSNLYLYPIGDKYILLNPELQQNPR from the coding sequence ATGAAAAATAGATATTCAATTATATTGTTTGCCTTAGCAATTACGCTGGTAAGCTGCAGAAAATATGTGGAGATTGATCAGCTTTCAATCAGGACACTAAAATATACTTCCGATTTCAGGAATACCATGAATAATAATGGTGTTCTGGAAGGGACTTATTCTTACCCGATTCTGTCAGGTGATGATATAGAGATCACGGATGCAACAAGGCAAAACTCCCTCGGGGATATTTTGGGCAATGTATACACCTGGGCGCCAAAATATACCTCTGAAAGCCAAAGCGATGCCGATTGGGATAAGCTGTATAAAACTATTTATGTATGCAACCAGGTTTTAGACGGCGTTTTGACCTCTCAGGACGGAACGGAAGCGGAGAAACAGCGGATATATGCAGAGGCCCTGGTACATCGTGCTTATGCCTATTTGATATTAGTGAATATGTATGGCAAGCAATATAATGCAGCCACTGCATCAACTGATTTAGGGGTTCCGCTGCTTACCACACCAAATTTATATACGAAACTTAACAGAGCCACGGTTGACGATGTTTATAAACAGGTATTAAATGATTTGAGGACATCGATAAGTCGTTTGCCCGGGGTTGCGGAATATAATGTACGCCCGGCGAAAGTATCAGGTTATGCCATATTTGCCAAAACGTATTTAAATATGCGCGATTTTGACAATGCAGCCTTATATGCGGATAGCGCCCTGGCATTGCAAAGTGGCTTACTCGACCTGAAAACCTACGAAAATGCACCTGGAACCATTCCCGTAAGATTGTTAAATCCTGAGGTCATGTTTTCCAAAGTTTCAGGCGTGGTTTATACTGCTACTTCCCTAAGTAGTGATTTACTTACTTCATTAGGAACAACAGACTTGCGCTATAAGTTATTTTCGGATGTCAGAAGCAAGTTCGGTAACCAGTTTAGCACCTCCTTTACCGGAAGGGCATCGACAAAATACCTGATTAATGAATTTGTAATTAACAACGGTCCAACGGTGCCTGAGATGATGCTGATAAAAGCAGAATGTTTATCCAGGGCCGGAAAAACTGATGATGCCATGAAAATTGTAAACAATCTAAGGATCAAACGTTTTACAACTGCCAATTATGTTCCCTTAACTGCAACAAATGCCACTGATGCACTTCGTATAGTTGTTGAAGAAAAAAGAAGGGAGTTTTTTGGAACAGGTATGCGCTGGTTTGACCAGAAGCGTCTGAATCTTGATAACGATTTCGCCCTGACCAAAAATCGCAGTTTTAAGGGTGCAAATTACACTTTACAACCCAATAGTAACCTTTATTTATATCCTATCGGAGATAAATACATTCTTTTGAACCCCGAATTGCAACAAAACCCCAGATAG
- a CDS encoding TlpA family protein disulfide reductase produces MKKHFFKKCMLLLCPFFGQQLAAQTITWQPETLKQNQKISFNYQPKGGDLEFSDGPKALAAVYSDNKWNTVPVKLEKKNKIWTGSYQLPDHAVLIALKFYQGDLQNPEALDNQNGKGYYHQVVDTKGKIVPGTYLAEASFKAGATGDWTLNSFVNPSKDQKVIDSLLQKEEKLSKRIPRSLLFSYLDLKQLTILASEFSILADNLLKSELKNGNLTEQFLALAQRYYEKLKNESGSAAVESLIFKDYPKSSTARFLSYRKNTEGKYGKDFQAGAEDFLKAFPYMEWKKSPDNQAFVYYTIFRNLATQYFEGGQNEKFLGLFKDIDFKTANEIYRWNITRGQMSGRGDQKLLYNDSRIMIPYLLERQKDNSYLGDFDNNAEKAQENADNQMDDRLFTHISLANAQGDYAGANQYFKYLSEKGTFGNADLNAIHVNVLEKLNDTKAIKPLLESSVAANAVTPVMFTKLKELYKSEHGGKEEGYEQYLAGLTPSDKKNEMRTHVMANMVNYPLTPFSLENADGKMVNSKDWANQIVVIDFWATWCRPCIEAFPGMQLLIDQYAKDPKVAVYMIGTMQFGDYKTKSVKYVQDNNYRFNLLHDAVGPKGEQDLVFRSLAPLFKSSAIPRKIIIKNGLVRYSSEGYSGSPSQLKDELSVAIEILRAEK; encoded by the coding sequence ATGAAAAAACATTTTTTTAAAAAATGTATGCTACTGCTTTGCCCGTTTTTTGGGCAGCAGTTAGCTGCACAAACCATAACCTGGCAGCCAGAAACACTAAAACAAAACCAGAAAATCAGCTTTAATTACCAGCCGAAAGGTGGCGATCTTGAGTTTAGTGACGGGCCTAAAGCACTCGCGGCAGTATACAGCGATAATAAATGGAACACTGTTCCTGTTAAGTTAGAGAAAAAGAACAAAATATGGACTGGGAGTTATCAGCTTCCGGATCATGCGGTATTAATCGCTTTGAAATTTTATCAGGGTGATCTTCAGAATCCTGAAGCACTTGATAATCAAAACGGCAAAGGTTATTACCATCAGGTTGTAGATACTAAAGGTAAAATAGTCCCGGGTACCTACCTGGCAGAAGCCAGTTTTAAAGCAGGTGCAACCGGCGATTGGACGCTGAACAGCTTCGTTAATCCTTCCAAGGATCAAAAAGTGATTGACTCTTTGTTGCAAAAAGAAGAAAAACTTTCTAAACGGATACCAAGGTCACTTTTATTCAGTTATCTGGATCTAAAGCAGCTCACCATTCTGGCTTCTGAGTTCAGCATATTGGCTGATAACCTGTTAAAGAGCGAGCTAAAAAACGGAAATCTTACCGAGCAGTTTTTGGCGCTGGCACAACGCTATTACGAAAAGTTAAAAAATGAAAGTGGTTCAGCGGCAGTGGAATCACTTATTTTTAAAGATTACCCTAAAAGCAGCACAGCCAGGTTTTTATCCTACAGAAAAAATACGGAGGGAAAATATGGAAAGGATTTCCAGGCAGGGGCTGAAGATTTCCTTAAGGCTTTTCCATACATGGAATGGAAGAAATCGCCAGACAACCAGGCATTTGTTTATTATACGATATTCAGAAACCTGGCAACACAATACTTTGAGGGTGGGCAAAATGAAAAATTTTTAGGACTCTTTAAGGATATTGATTTTAAAACTGCCAACGAAATCTACCGCTGGAATATCACACGGGGGCAAATGTCGGGGAGAGGCGATCAGAAATTACTTTATAACGATAGTCGCATAATGATTCCTTATCTGCTGGAAAGGCAAAAGGATAATTCCTATTTAGGCGATTTTGATAATAATGCGGAAAAAGCTCAGGAAAATGCAGATAATCAAATGGATGATCGCCTCTTTACCCACATTTCTCTTGCAAATGCCCAGGGTGATTATGCCGGGGCAAATCAGTACTTCAAATATTTATCGGAAAAAGGAACTTTCGGAAACGCTGATTTAAACGCAATACATGTTAATGTTTTGGAAAAATTGAACGATACCAAAGCAATTAAGCCATTATTGGAATCCAGTGTAGCCGCTAATGCAGTAACGCCGGTGATGTTTACCAAACTTAAAGAGCTATACAAAAGCGAGCATGGAGGTAAGGAAGAAGGCTATGAGCAGTACCTTGCTGGTTTAACACCATCAGACAAGAAAAACGAAATGAGGACACATGTAATGGCAAACATGGTCAACTATCCGCTAACGCCATTTAGTTTGGAAAATGCAGACGGTAAAATGGTCAATTCTAAAGATTGGGCAAACCAGATTGTGGTCATCGATTTCTGGGCAACATGGTGCAGACCATGCATTGAAGCTTTTCCGGGTATGCAGCTTCTGATAGACCAGTATGCAAAAGATCCGAAAGTTGCCGTGTACATGATTGGTACCATGCAGTTTGGCGATTATAAAACGAAGTCGGTTAAGTATGTACAAGACAATAATTATCGTTTCAATCTTTTACATGATGCGGTGGGGCCTAAGGGCGAGCAGGATCTGGTTTTTAGAAGCCTGGCACCATTGTTTAAGTCATCGGCAATTCCCCGTAAAATCATTATCAAAAATGGCCTGGTTCGATACAGTTCAGAGGGTTACTCGGGTAGTCCAAGTCAGTTAAAAGATGAATTGTCTGTAGCCATAGAAATATTAAGAGCAGAGAAATAA